In Paenarthrobacter sp. GOM3, a single window of DNA contains:
- a CDS encoding C40 family peptidase — MSSRTTPARHRAESVRTNPLNTLSKAVSSNAGTVGRQAVVLAAASGLVLSVGLPATAADTDVSKSEASSTQQLVATAVVTAEPTATVAFESPVVATKEAPKVVQRASQVTQRATGSQDAAAAVTAKSSEATDGAASAAASGLAAIAYTGIGHPYVWGGTTPNGWDCSGFTQWVYAQAGISIPRVNAWTAMKPTSNPAPGDLVMQNGGAHVGIYVGNGMMISALNPSQGTLLHSAASTGTSSFFTLR; from the coding sequence GTGTCATCACGCACTACCCCTGCGCGCCACCGCGCTGAATCGGTTCGTACGAACCCCTTGAACACTCTTTCCAAGGCTGTTTCGTCCAACGCCGGTACCGTTGGCCGTCAGGCCGTCGTTCTGGCAGCAGCCTCAGGCCTTGTCCTCAGCGTCGGCCTCCCGGCCACTGCAGCTGACACCGATGTCTCCAAGTCGGAAGCCTCCAGCACCCAACAGCTGGTCGCCACCGCCGTCGTCACGGCAGAGCCCACCGCCACCGTAGCCTTCGAGAGCCCGGTCGTGGCCACCAAGGAAGCCCCCAAGGTTGTCCAGCGTGCATCGCAGGTTACCCAGCGCGCCACCGGTTCCCAGGATGCCGCAGCAGCGGTCACCGCTAAGTCCTCCGAGGCTACCGACGGTGCTGCAAGCGCCGCTGCCTCGGGCCTTGCCGCTATTGCCTACACCGGCATCGGCCACCCCTACGTGTGGGGCGGCACCACGCCCAACGGCTGGGACTGCTCCGGCTTCACCCAGTGGGTCTACGCACAGGCTGGCATCAGCATTCCCCGCGTCAACGCCTGGACGGCCATGAAGCCCACCAGCAACCCGGCCCCCGGCGACCTGGTCATGCAGAACGGCGGAGCCCACGTCGGCATCTACGTCGGCAACGGCATGATGATCAGCGCACTGAACCCGAGCCAGGGCACCCTCCTGCACTCGGCAGCCTCCACGGGCACCTCTTCCTTCTTCACCCTTCGCTAG
- a CDS encoding metal-dependent transcriptional regulator, whose translation MTDLIDTTEMYLRTILELEEENIVALRARIAERLRHSGPTVSQTIGRMERDGLVIVSNDRHLELTQMGRKRATEVMRKHRLAERLLADVIGLDWAYVHDEACRWEHVMSERVERRLYELLEHPTESPYGNPIPGLEALGGLPTQTIPRLDVNLLQAMDGYASDSRVVVSRLAEPIQVEPELLTQLDEGGIRPGAAVSLERVGEYISVRVPGIEGALELPPEVAAHVFVSLG comes from the coding sequence ATGACGGATCTGATCGATACCACTGAGATGTATCTTCGGACCATTTTGGAGCTTGAAGAAGAGAACATTGTGGCGCTCAGGGCCCGCATCGCCGAGCGCTTGCGGCACTCCGGCCCCACGGTTTCGCAAACCATCGGCCGCATGGAGCGCGATGGCCTGGTGATCGTTTCCAACGACCGCCACCTTGAACTGACCCAGATGGGCCGCAAGCGCGCCACTGAGGTCATGCGAAAGCACCGCCTGGCCGAGCGGCTCCTCGCCGATGTCATTGGCCTCGACTGGGCGTACGTCCACGATGAAGCCTGCCGCTGGGAACACGTGATGAGTGAGCGGGTTGAACGTCGGCTCTACGAACTCCTCGAACACCCCACCGAGTCCCCTTATGGCAATCCGATTCCAGGACTTGAAGCCCTCGGTGGCCTGCCGACACAGACCATCCCGCGGCTCGACGTCAACCTGCTGCAGGCCATGGATGGCTACGCGTCCGATTCCCGGGTAGTGGTCAGCCGCCTTGCGGAGCCCATCCAGGTGGAACCGGAACTCCTCACCCAACTGGACGAGGGCGGAATCCGCCCCGGCGCCGCAGTGTCGTTGGAACGTGTTGGCGAATACATCTCCGTCCGGGTTCCCGGCATCGAGGGAGCGCTCGAGCTGCCGCCTGAGGTTGCAGCCCACGTGTTCGTCTCCCTGGGCTGA
- the serC gene encoding phosphoserine transaminase: protein MSDNSITIPADLLPKDGRFGAGPSKVRPEQIEALSAASATILGTSHRQAPVKNLVGSVREGLSQFFRAPDGYEVVLGVGGSTAFWDVAAFGLVEKKAQHLSFGEFGSKFAAATNKAPFLEASSIIKSEPGTRPVAQAEAGVDVYAWPQNETSTGVAAPVKRVQGADEGSLVLVDATSAAGGLDVDVSESDVYYFAPQKNFASDGGLWLGLFSPAALERAARVKASGRWIPDFLDLQTAIDNSKLNQTYNTPSLSTLVTLDAQVQWLNSNGGLDFASKRTADSANRIYSWAGASEYATPFVAKAEDRSNVIATIDFDDSIDAAAIAKVLRANGVVDTEPYRKLGRNQLRIATFVAIEPDDVSALLASIDYVVGELKK from the coding sequence GTGAGCGACAACAGCATCACCATTCCCGCCGATCTGCTGCCCAAGGACGGACGCTTCGGCGCAGGACCGTCCAAGGTCCGCCCGGAACAGATCGAGGCGTTGTCTGCCGCATCGGCCACCATCCTGGGCACATCCCACCGGCAGGCCCCGGTCAAGAACCTCGTCGGATCAGTGCGGGAAGGACTCAGCCAGTTCTTCCGCGCGCCCGACGGATACGAGGTTGTCCTCGGCGTCGGCGGGTCAACCGCATTCTGGGACGTCGCTGCCTTCGGCCTCGTCGAGAAAAAGGCCCAGCACCTTTCCTTCGGTGAATTTGGTTCCAAGTTCGCTGCTGCCACCAACAAGGCGCCGTTCCTTGAGGCTTCCTCCATTATCAAGTCCGAGCCCGGCACCCGCCCCGTGGCCCAGGCCGAAGCCGGCGTCGATGTCTACGCGTGGCCCCAGAACGAAACTTCCACGGGTGTCGCAGCTCCCGTGAAGCGGGTCCAGGGCGCGGACGAAGGATCACTGGTCCTGGTGGACGCAACCTCCGCTGCCGGCGGCCTGGATGTCGATGTCTCGGAGTCGGACGTCTATTACTTCGCCCCGCAGAAGAATTTCGCCTCGGATGGCGGGCTGTGGCTCGGCCTCTTCTCCCCCGCAGCCTTGGAACGCGCTGCCCGCGTCAAGGCATCCGGCCGCTGGATCCCGGATTTCCTGGACCTGCAGACGGCCATCGACAACTCCAAGCTCAACCAGACGTACAACACGCCGTCGTTGTCCACGCTGGTGACCCTGGATGCCCAGGTTCAGTGGTTGAACAGCAACGGCGGCCTGGACTTCGCCAGCAAGCGCACGGCGGACTCCGCCAACCGCATCTATTCCTGGGCAGGAGCCTCCGAATACGCCACCCCGTTTGTTGCCAAGGCTGAGGACCGCTCCAACGTCATTGCGACCATCGACTTCGACGACTCCATCGACGCCGCTGCGATCGCCAAGGTCCTGCGCGCCAACGGCGTGGTGGACACGGAGCCGTACCGCAAGCTGGGCCGCAACCAGCTGCGTATCGCCACGTTCGTTGCCATCGAGCCAGACGATGTTTCAGCGCTCCTTGCCAGCATCGACTACGTCGTGGGCGAACTGAAGAAGTAA
- a CDS encoding molybdopterin molybdotransferase MoeA — translation MTEAPREGHHAAHTWQEARSRAFEVAAPIPPGPVPISSAIGRTLASDVLAVQDMPHYASSAMDGWAVNGSGPWILSEPGQRLAPHQASPIVTGGLIPPGAKAVLRSESGDITTDDDGLPILALGGRAKPGEPRNGKHIRRAGEEATEGEVLLKAGTVLNPAHIALAALAGLDHLNVLGKPLVRFLLTGSEVVVHGVPAPGQVRDTFGPQLGSVVELLGGIAGVQLRVGDSYEEWLAALQDTDYQDTDFQDTVPLPGGPDVEAEPPADVVITTGGTGRSGTDHFRKAVAELGGELLIDGIAMRPGHPAVLAELPDGRFVLGLPGNPLAAMMALFTVGGPLLAALGHGKLEDVAEVPLGAMIDADPGRTRLMPFRLMYGLASPAQHAGPGMMRGLAAADGVMVVPPHGVQMGELVPAFALPWGKPLPAPKPADDKPRKAPARPAKKAPAGPVDWSALDA, via the coding sequence ATGACGGAGGCCCCCAGGGAGGGCCATCACGCGGCACACACGTGGCAGGAGGCTCGCAGCCGGGCATTCGAGGTTGCTGCACCCATCCCGCCCGGCCCGGTCCCGATCAGTTCCGCCATTGGCCGCACGTTGGCCTCGGACGTCCTGGCCGTACAGGACATGCCCCACTACGCGTCGTCGGCCATGGACGGCTGGGCCGTCAACGGCAGTGGTCCGTGGATTCTTAGCGAGCCAGGGCAGCGGCTGGCACCACACCAGGCAAGCCCCATTGTTACCGGTGGCCTGATACCGCCCGGTGCCAAAGCCGTGCTGCGCAGCGAGAGCGGCGACATCACCACGGACGACGACGGGCTGCCGATACTTGCGCTTGGCGGCAGGGCGAAGCCGGGGGAGCCACGCAACGGCAAACATATCCGCAGGGCCGGCGAAGAGGCCACGGAGGGGGAGGTCCTGCTCAAGGCCGGGACGGTGCTGAATCCGGCGCACATAGCGTTGGCGGCCCTTGCCGGACTGGACCACCTGAACGTGCTGGGCAAACCCCTGGTCCGGTTCCTCCTGACGGGTTCAGAGGTAGTTGTCCACGGCGTTCCAGCGCCGGGGCAGGTCCGGGACACCTTTGGTCCGCAACTGGGGTCCGTCGTGGAACTTTTGGGCGGCATAGCGGGCGTGCAGCTCAGGGTAGGCGACAGCTACGAGGAGTGGTTGGCCGCCCTCCAGGACACGGATTACCAGGACACGGATTTCCAGGACACTGTGCCGCTGCCTGGCGGACCTGACGTGGAAGCCGAGCCGCCAGCCGACGTCGTTATTACCACCGGTGGGACCGGGCGTTCGGGGACTGACCACTTCCGGAAGGCGGTGGCCGAGCTCGGTGGTGAGCTGCTGATTGATGGCATCGCCATGCGTCCAGGCCATCCGGCGGTGTTGGCCGAACTGCCGGACGGCCGCTTCGTGCTGGGACTGCCCGGAAACCCGCTCGCAGCGATGATGGCCTTGTTTACGGTGGGCGGGCCGCTGCTGGCGGCCCTGGGACACGGAAAACTCGAGGACGTGGCCGAGGTGCCCCTTGGCGCAATGATTGACGCGGATCCTGGCCGGACCCGCTTGATGCCCTTCAGGCTGATGTATGGCCTGGCGTCGCCTGCCCAGCATGCGGGTCCTGGGATGATGCGCGGCCTCGCAGCTGCGGATGGGGTCATGGTGGTCCCGCCGCACGGAGTGCAGATGGGGGAACTGGTCCCCGCGTTCGCCCTGCCCTGGGGCAAGCCGCTACCCGCACCCAAGCCGGCGGATGACAAGCCCCGCAAAGCACCGGCCAGGCCAGCGAAGAAGGCCCCTGCCGGTCCGGTGGACTGGAGTGCGCTGGACGCTTGA
- a CDS encoding NTP transferase domain-containing protein produces MEFNAVVLAGGRATRLGGVPKPSLTYDGATLLSHALQASRGAAAVVVVGPDGSGNDPALQEGFLRAREEPPFAGPAAAIAAGLAALRDRALQCPWTLVLACDMPHAARGVDALWAALKRHPEVEGAMAVSADGRKQPLLGVYSTAALERKVAEASSGSGLTDSSVFRLLARLNLLDVDVPAGAADDVDTWEDATALGIDYDLEADVKSQEETLEEWCRTLLQAFELEGVEVDVNEVLAVAGVAAHSVVRPAAPLTTFIAGYAAGMARGIGQASDDASMNAALDLARKVAKEYAETGTDAE; encoded by the coding sequence ATGGAGTTCAACGCCGTCGTCCTGGCGGGTGGCAGGGCCACCCGCCTCGGTGGCGTGCCCAAGCCGTCTTTGACGTACGACGGCGCCACCCTCCTTTCGCATGCCCTGCAGGCATCGCGCGGTGCAGCTGCGGTGGTTGTGGTGGGCCCCGACGGTTCAGGCAATGACCCAGCGTTACAAGAAGGCTTCCTCCGTGCGCGGGAGGAGCCGCCATTCGCAGGGCCTGCTGCTGCGATCGCCGCTGGGCTGGCCGCGCTGAGGGACCGGGCCTTGCAGTGCCCGTGGACGTTGGTGCTGGCTTGCGACATGCCACACGCTGCCCGCGGAGTGGATGCCCTTTGGGCGGCGCTCAAGAGGCATCCGGAGGTGGAAGGTGCCATGGCGGTGTCGGCGGACGGCCGAAAGCAGCCGTTGCTTGGGGTGTACAGCACCGCGGCCTTGGAACGGAAAGTGGCGGAAGCCTCGAGCGGTTCCGGGTTAACGGACTCTTCTGTGTTCCGGCTGCTTGCTAGGCTGAACCTGCTGGATGTCGACGTCCCCGCCGGGGCCGCGGATGATGTGGATACGTGGGAGGACGCCACGGCATTGGGCATTGACTACGACTTGGAGGCGGACGTGAAGAGCCAGGAAGAGACGCTCGAGGAATGGTGCCGCACACTGCTGCAGGCGTTCGAGCTGGAAGGCGTCGAAGTGGACGTCAATGAGGTCCTCGCAGTCGCCGGAGTAGCCGCGCATTCAGTAGTGCGGCCCGCTGCTCCCTTGACCACCTTCATAGCCGGGTACGCGGCCGGAATGGCCCGGGGGATTGGCCAGGCAAGCGACGATGCCTCCATGAATGCCGCTTTGGACCTGGCCCGCAAGGTAGCCAAGGAATACGCGGAGACCGGGACTGACGCCGAATGA
- a CDS encoding M23 family metallopeptidase yields the protein MTSQNVRGRRRATGPAVELRPARATMEIRPRDTERQVRRRKSPLRQVADFAAASGVGQKAGVALAATGLALTVGLPATSPVMATSESGQTESALAVSGGSQPEVSAAASAKIDFSRAAVATAADPDGKLKQLLSAQSVGSIQRASSVGTLASPLDTLTTASPFGYRVSPLTGGTGDFHRGQDFVAQCGTAVHAAATGKVTFAGWHEYGGGNRVVIDHGNGLETTYNHLSSFTVKVGQTVTRGDTVALSGTTGASTGCHLHFEVQVNGEVVDPMGWL from the coding sequence TTGACATCGCAGAACGTCAGGGGTCGTCGCCGCGCGACCGGCCCCGCTGTTGAGCTGCGGCCAGCCCGCGCCACAATGGAGATCCGGCCCCGCGACACTGAGCGCCAAGTCCGCCGCCGTAAGAGCCCATTGCGCCAGGTTGCCGACTTTGCCGCAGCCAGTGGCGTCGGGCAGAAAGCCGGAGTGGCACTCGCCGCCACCGGCTTGGCCCTGACTGTCGGACTGCCGGCCACAAGCCCCGTGATGGCAACGTCGGAGTCGGGCCAAACTGAGTCCGCCCTTGCCGTATCCGGCGGCAGCCAGCCAGAGGTTTCCGCGGCCGCGTCGGCAAAGATCGACTTCAGCCGCGCTGCCGTTGCCACCGCAGCCGACCCTGACGGCAAGCTGAAGCAGTTGCTCAGCGCCCAGTCGGTCGGCAGCATCCAGCGCGCCTCATCCGTAGGAACCCTTGCCAGCCCCCTGGACACCCTGACGACGGCCTCGCCCTTTGGCTACCGGGTCAGCCCCCTCACGGGCGGCACCGGCGACTTCCACCGCGGCCAGGACTTCGTCGCCCAGTGCGGCACGGCCGTACATGCAGCTGCCACTGGCAAGGTCACCTTTGCCGGCTGGCACGAGTACGGCGGAGGCAACCGCGTGGTCATCGATCACGGCAATGGCCTCGAGACCACGTACAACCACCTGTCGTCCTTCACCGTCAAAGTTGGCCAGACCGTCACCCGCGGCGATACCGTCGCACTGAGCGGCACCACGGGCGCTTCCACGGGCTGCCACCTCCACTTCGAGGTCCAGGTCAACGGCGAAGTTGTCGACCCCATGGGCTGGCTTTAA
- a CDS encoding cold-shock protein: MPTGKVKWYDKEKGFGFLAAEDGQEVFLPKTSLPAGVTELKAGTRVEFGVADGRRGAQALGLRVLEKTPSIAKAKRMNAKDLAPMVQDLVTVLDNLSGSLSSGKYPDGNKAKAISMALRKVADELEA; encoded by the coding sequence GTGCCTACCGGCAAGGTCAAGTGGTATGACAAGGAAAAAGGCTTCGGATTCCTCGCGGCCGAAGATGGCCAGGAAGTGTTCCTGCCCAAGACGTCCCTGCCCGCGGGCGTAACGGAACTCAAGGCCGGCACGCGCGTGGAGTTCGGTGTGGCTGACGGTCGCCGCGGTGCGCAGGCGCTGGGACTTCGCGTCCTGGAGAAGACGCCTTCCATTGCCAAGGCCAAGCGCATGAACGCCAAGGACCTCGCACCGATGGTGCAGGACCTCGTCACGGTGCTGGACAACCTCTCAGGCTCGCTGTCCTCCGGCAAGTACCCGGACGGGAACAAGGCCAAGGCCATCAGCATGGCGCTGCGCAAGGTTGCCGACGAGCTGGAAGCCTAA
- a CDS encoding NlpC/P60 family protein codes for MTSANKVARHRAAAPKTSSLAIIAKAVGGNAGTVGRQAAVIAAASGLVLTSGVAANAAETNVDRESTATSALDVQAVVQSTIAADSTVAISYERPVVTTVEAPAPVETKAPAKAEAKATESGTTAAPAGNATLAVNSSATAAKAPAASSGLGAAIAAAAYAQLGVTQDCTMLVTNSLAAVGIHFHDWPAGYLSLGRTVSAAEAQPGDLAYYANGGLAGQAHIAVYVGNGMAVHGGWNGSTTALFSVNVGSGPVFIRVNG; via the coding sequence ATGACCAGTGCAAACAAGGTTGCACGGCATCGTGCTGCGGCCCCCAAGACCAGCTCGCTTGCCATCATTGCCAAGGCCGTCGGCGGCAACGCCGGTACCGTAGGCCGCCAGGCGGCCGTTATCGCAGCGGCTTCCGGTTTGGTCCTGACCAGCGGTGTCGCAGCGAACGCCGCCGAGACCAACGTTGACCGCGAATCCACGGCGACCTCCGCCCTTGACGTCCAGGCAGTGGTCCAGTCGACCATCGCCGCGGACTCCACGGTGGCCATCTCCTACGAACGTCCCGTCGTCACCACGGTGGAAGCTCCGGCTCCCGTGGAGACGAAGGCCCCTGCCAAGGCTGAGGCCAAGGCAACGGAGAGCGGCACCACGGCTGCTCCCGCCGGCAACGCGACGTTGGCCGTCAACAGCTCGGCTACGGCCGCCAAGGCTCCGGCAGCTTCCAGCGGCCTCGGTGCAGCTATTGCCGCCGCAGCGTACGCCCAGCTCGGCGTGACCCAGGACTGCACCATGCTGGTGACCAACTCCCTGGCAGCCGTGGGCATCCACTTCCATGACTGGCCGGCCGGCTACCTCTCTTTGGGCCGAACCGTCAGTGCAGCAGAAGCGCAGCCGGGTGACCTCGCCTACTACGCCAACGGCGGTTTGGCCGGACAGGCCCACATCGCTGTTTACGTCGGCAACGGCATGGCAGTCCACGGTGGATGGAACGGATCCACCACGGCACTGTTCAGCGTCAACGTCGGCTCCGGGCCGGTTTTCATCCGCGTCAACGGCTGA
- a CDS encoding MFS transporter, translated as MSTFKSLGIPNYRIWFFGALISNIGTWMQRTAQDWLVFDHLTAHDAGAMGITLALQLGPQLFLAPWAGLLADRYSRRKLLLLTLVAMALLSTGLGILVLLGVAELWHVYIFALLLGIVTALDAPVRQTFVSELVTDDYLPNAVALNSASFNVARMIGPAVSGILTVVVGPGWVFLINTVSFAAMLWALKLIPTSSLRAQPRAAPGKGRIREGLRYVRGRPDIQVVLVAIFIVGTFGLNFPLFIAAMVGTQFGMDAGAFGALSSVMAIGSVTGALLSARRGRPRLRLIFLAAGGFGVSSTLAALAPNATLFGLALVPCGLFALTLITSANGYVQSTTEAVMRGRVMSLYMAIFMGGTPIGAPLVGWVANVGGPRWAVGVAAIAGVSTAVVGLVWIIRAKQLRLRFDRRARGLKHFRVESLLTPPGTEEGDGGSGR; from the coding sequence ATGTCCACCTTTAAGTCGCTGGGGATTCCCAACTACCGCATCTGGTTCTTCGGTGCCCTGATCTCAAATATCGGCACCTGGATGCAGCGTACTGCGCAGGACTGGTTGGTGTTTGACCACCTGACCGCGCACGACGCCGGCGCCATGGGCATTACCCTGGCCCTCCAGCTGGGTCCGCAGCTCTTCCTTGCCCCGTGGGCGGGCTTGCTGGCCGACCGCTACAGCAGGCGGAAGCTGCTCCTCCTCACCCTGGTGGCCATGGCCCTGCTAAGCACCGGTCTTGGCATCCTGGTGCTTCTGGGAGTCGCGGAGTTATGGCACGTCTACATCTTTGCCCTGCTGCTGGGCATCGTGACGGCGCTGGACGCCCCGGTCCGCCAAACGTTCGTGTCAGAACTCGTCACCGACGATTACCTGCCCAACGCGGTGGCACTGAACAGCGCATCCTTCAACGTAGCCCGGATGATCGGTCCGGCAGTGTCCGGCATCCTCACGGTGGTGGTGGGGCCCGGCTGGGTCTTCCTCATCAACACGGTGTCCTTCGCCGCGATGCTCTGGGCGCTCAAGCTGATACCGACGTCGTCACTGAGGGCGCAACCGCGCGCTGCTCCAGGTAAGGGGCGCATCCGCGAAGGCCTTCGGTACGTCCGGGGACGGCCTGATATCCAGGTGGTCCTGGTGGCCATCTTCATCGTGGGCACGTTCGGCCTCAATTTTCCGCTGTTCATCGCTGCGATGGTAGGCACCCAGTTCGGTATGGACGCCGGCGCTTTTGGGGCCTTGAGTTCAGTCATGGCCATCGGCTCAGTGACCGGAGCGCTGCTCTCTGCCCGACGCGGCCGGCCCCGCCTGAGACTGATCTTCCTGGCAGCCGGCGGTTTCGGTGTCTCCAGCACGCTCGCTGCGCTGGCGCCCAACGCCACGCTTTTCGGACTTGCGCTGGTTCCCTGCGGCTTGTTCGCGCTCACCCTCATCACCAGTGCCAACGGGTACGTGCAATCAACCACGGAGGCCGTCATGCGGGGGCGGGTCATGTCTTTGTACATGGCAATCTTCATGGGCGGGACACCGATTGGTGCCCCGCTGGTGGGGTGGGTGGCGAACGTCGGCGGTCCGCGCTGGGCGGTGGGCGTCGCCGCGATAGCGGGCGTCAGCACCGCCGTCGTCGGTTTGGTGTGGATCATCCGCGCGAAGCAATTAAGGCTCCGCTTTGATCGGCGGGCGCGCGGCCTGAAGCATTTCCGGGTGGAGTCGTTGCTTACCCCTCCCGGCACGGAAGAGGGCGACGGCGGTTCCGGGCGTTAA
- a CDS encoding DUF3027 domain-containing protein, protein MASESAQDTKAGRGAQGSPDSAPDAAQAPGNGEAPARKPAAEKPRAGLPVWRTGKPDAFLAAAVDTAREAVQGIANPGEVGAHLGAKSEGDRVVTHLFESQLAGYGGWQWYAVVTRNSRSKIVTVSELGLLPSEESILAPEWVPWAKRVRPEDETPLVEETVGDVTEESVQADEDDATGPVDADAEADDPEADTEEDDTEEDDTEEGDADEAGAE, encoded by the coding sequence ATGGCATCGGAATCCGCACAGGACACAAAGGCCGGAAGGGGCGCGCAGGGAAGCCCTGATTCGGCCCCTGACGCTGCCCAGGCTCCTGGAAACGGGGAAGCCCCGGCGCGGAAGCCCGCTGCGGAGAAGCCGCGGGCCGGTTTGCCTGTTTGGCGAACCGGCAAGCCTGACGCTTTCCTGGCTGCCGCCGTCGATACTGCGCGTGAGGCAGTTCAAGGAATAGCCAACCCGGGCGAAGTGGGGGCGCACCTCGGCGCGAAGTCGGAGGGCGACCGCGTAGTCACGCACTTGTTCGAGTCCCAGCTCGCCGGTTACGGCGGCTGGCAGTGGTATGCGGTGGTGACGCGCAACTCGCGTTCCAAGATCGTGACCGTCAGTGAGCTCGGCCTGCTGCCGTCCGAGGAATCCATCCTCGCCCCGGAATGGGTTCCGTGGGCAAAGCGTGTCCGCCCCGAGGACGAGACTCCGTTGGTGGAGGAAACCGTCGGTGATGTCACGGAGGAATCCGTCCAGGCCGACGAGGATGACGCTACCGGGCCCGTCGATGCGGACGCCGAAGCGGACGACCCCGAAGCAGACACAGAAGAAGACGACACAGAAGAAGACGACACAGAAGAAGGCGACGCCGACGAAGCCGGGGCTGAATAA
- a CDS encoding HNH endonuclease: MRTLVLNAGYEPLAVITFRRALVLVLTGKASVVAEGDEPVVGPQEILGRPSVILLNRYIRPKYNKITAVSRRGVLRRDGHRCAYCGKTAHTIDHVHPKSRGGADSWENLVAACLKCNNAKSDHTLAEMGWKLRFKPGVPQGTMWQIKELEKPAPDWDPFLLPESAA, from the coding sequence ATGCGCACACTCGTTCTGAATGCTGGATATGAACCGCTGGCGGTAATAACATTCCGCCGGGCGCTGGTCCTTGTGCTGACTGGGAAAGCGAGCGTAGTGGCCGAAGGCGACGAGCCTGTCGTCGGGCCACAGGAGATTCTCGGACGACCATCCGTGATCCTCCTCAACCGCTACATTCGCCCCAAGTACAACAAGATCACCGCGGTGAGCCGCCGTGGCGTGCTTCGCCGCGACGGCCACCGCTGCGCCTATTGCGGGAAAACAGCGCACACCATAGACCACGTCCACCCCAAATCCAGGGGTGGCGCGGATTCCTGGGAAAACCTGGTTGCGGCGTGCTTGAAATGCAATAACGCCAAGAGCGACCACACGCTGGCTGAGATGGGTTGGAAACTCCGTTTCAAGCCCGGCGTACCCCAGGGAACCATGTGGCAGATCAAGGAACTCGAGAAACCTGCGCCGGACTGGGACCCGTTCCTGTTGCCGGAATCCGCTGCCTGA